A section of the Candidatus Binatia bacterium genome encodes:
- the selA gene encoding L-seryl-tRNA(Sec) selenium transferase yields the protein MTDRAARLRAIPSVDRVLQTEAAAIALRRFRRAYVVDAVRAVLAEVRQRIAEDEVPVPSPDEVIAAAMARAAAARAVGMRAVVNATGVVLHTNLGRAVLAAEAVEAVRVAAGNAVNLEFDLGRGERGDRDDCIRDDLRALTGAAAATVVNNNAAAVLLCLNTLAEGREVVVSRGELVEIGGSFRIPDVMTKSRAVLREVGTTNRTHAADYDAAIGERTALLLKVHTSNYRIVGFTSTVELADLAAVGRERGVPIMEDLGSGALVDLSRYGLPREPVVAERLRAGADLVTFSGDKLLGGPQAGIVVGRADLVDAINRNPLKRALRCDKLTLAALAATLRLYRTDPDLAAALPTLRWLTRPLAEMRAVGTAAVARLREFLGQEYVVEIVESQSEIGSGALPVESLPTLAVSVTHAAIGSQDIARRFRNAATPIVGRIQAGRFLLDLRGIFDPGDLVPTHPHPLTADR from the coding sequence ATGACGGACCGGGCGGCGCGCCTGCGCGCCATTCCATCGGTGGACCGCGTGCTGCAAACGGAGGCGGCGGCCATCGCCCTGCGGCGCTTCCGGCGGGCTTACGTGGTCGACGCCGTGCGCGCCGTCCTGGCCGAGGTCCGCCAGCGGATTGCCGAGGACGAGGTGCCGGTGCCGTCTCCCGACGAAGTGATCGCCGCCGCCATGGCGCGCGCCGCGGCGGCACGGGCCGTCGGAATGCGCGCCGTCGTCAACGCGACGGGGGTGGTGCTCCACACCAACCTCGGCCGCGCCGTCCTGGCGGCAGAGGCCGTCGAGGCGGTACGCGTCGCCGCGGGCAACGCCGTAAACCTCGAGTTCGATCTCGGTCGTGGCGAGCGCGGCGACCGCGACGACTGCATCCGCGACGATCTGCGCGCCCTGACCGGCGCCGCGGCGGCCACGGTCGTCAACAACAACGCAGCCGCCGTGCTGCTGTGTCTCAACACGCTGGCGGAGGGACGCGAGGTCGTGGTCTCGCGCGGCGAACTCGTCGAGATCGGCGGTTCGTTCCGCATTCCCGACGTCATGACCAAGAGCCGGGCCGTCTTGCGCGAGGTCGGCACGACCAATCGCACCCACGCCGCCGACTACGACGCGGCAATCGGCGAACGCACCGCCCTGCTGCTCAAAGTGCACACCTCGAATTACCGCATCGTCGGCTTCACCAGCACAGTGGAACTCGCCGACCTGGCCGCGGTCGGCCGGGAGCGCGGAGTTCCCATAATGGAAGATCTCGGCAGCGGCGCCCTCGTGGACCTCTCGCGTTACGGTCTGCCCAGAGAGCCGGTGGTCGCCGAGCGCCTTCGCGCCGGCGCCGACCTGGTGACTTTCAGCGGAGACAAGCTCCTCGGCGGCCCGCAAGCGGGGATCGTCGTCGGCCGCGCCGACCTCGTCGATGCGATCAACCGCAACCCCCTGAAACGCGCCTTGCGCTGCGACAAGCTCACACTTGCCGCGCTCGCCGCGACGTTACGCCTGTATCGGACCGATCCCGACCTTGCCGCGGCACTGCCGACGCTCAGATGGCTGACCCGACCGCTGGCCGAGATGCGTGCCGTCGGTACGGCCGCAGTCGCCCGATTGAGAGAATTCCTCGGGCAGGAATACGTCGTCGAAATAGTCGAGTCGCAGTCCGAGATCGGCAGCGGCGCCCTGCCGGTCGAGAGCCTGCCGACACTGGCGGTCAGCGTGACCCACGCGGCGATCGGGTCGCAGGACATCGCTCGCCGTTTCCGCAACGCCGCAACACCCATCGTCGGCCGAATCCAGGCCGGCCGCTTCCTCCTCGACCTCCGCGGCATCTTCGATCCCGGCGATCTGGTGCCCACCCATCCCCACCCACTGACCGCTGACCGCTGA
- the selB gene encoding selenocysteine-specific translation elongation factor has product MPHVIGTAGHIDHGKTALIRALTGQETDRLKEERERGISIDLGFAYLDLPDGERVGIVDVPGHERFIRNMLAGAHGIDLVLLVVAADDGPMPQTEEHLDILHLLGARHGVVAITKADLVDQARLRAVHEEVEILLAGTTLEGSPVVPVSSATGNGMDVLRHTLERALREYRRSAAPGPFRMPVDRAFVMHGHGVVVTGTAIAGTVRVGDAVRIQPGGHEARVRSVQVHGGEVDAAGYGQRVALNLAGVERAGVTRGHVVCDPSLDRDTERCDVWVEIRPSATRPVKSHDAVHVHLGTAETMGKLVLIEGGEALAPRRAAFAQLVLRDPLHALRGDRFILRNASAQRTIGGGSVVHPFARRHSRGEPGLIDGLRALHGATTPGEIVGALLALEPAFAVGLDYLAQTAALTPAAVMNALQTVPTVRLLPEAEKPTACTTAAKWERLRAEASAALAAAHRCEPLSPGLEMESLRSRLAPDVPAKLFRAVVDALVAAGTLVRQESVLHLPTHKVALRQDERELGVRAEALLAAGGYTPPDLKQLETQLGATRQRLQTVLQQLEREGRVARIGGDLYFARESLDRARGLLRSHVETHGEISAATFRDLLGASRKFSISLLDYFDRTGFTLRVGDIRKLRR; this is encoded by the coding sequence ATGCCCCACGTCATCGGAACCGCCGGTCACATCGATCACGGCAAGACGGCCCTGATCCGCGCCCTCACCGGGCAGGAAACCGACCGCCTGAAAGAGGAACGGGAACGCGGGATATCGATCGACCTCGGGTTCGCGTACCTGGACCTGCCGGACGGTGAACGCGTCGGCATCGTCGACGTTCCGGGGCACGAGCGCTTCATTCGCAACATGCTGGCCGGGGCCCACGGCATCGATCTCGTCCTGCTCGTCGTCGCGGCCGACGACGGACCGATGCCGCAGACCGAAGAGCACCTCGACATCTTGCATCTTCTCGGAGCCCGGCACGGCGTCGTCGCGATTACCAAGGCCGACCTGGTCGACCAAGCGCGGCTGCGGGCGGTGCACGAAGAGGTGGAGATCCTGCTCGCCGGTACGACCCTCGAAGGCTCGCCGGTGGTGCCCGTGTCATCGGCCACCGGCAACGGCATGGACGTCCTGCGGCACACGCTCGAACGGGCGCTGCGCGAATACCGTCGCAGCGCAGCGCCGGGACCGTTCCGGATGCCGGTCGATCGGGCGTTCGTCATGCACGGGCACGGCGTGGTGGTCACCGGTACGGCGATCGCCGGGACGGTGCGCGTGGGCGACGCGGTGCGCATTCAACCCGGCGGCCACGAGGCACGGGTACGTTCCGTCCAGGTTCACGGCGGCGAGGTCGACGCCGCCGGCTACGGGCAGCGAGTCGCCCTCAACCTCGCCGGGGTCGAGCGCGCCGGCGTGACGCGTGGGCACGTCGTCTGCGATCCGTCGCTCGACCGTGACACGGAACGTTGCGATGTCTGGGTGGAGATCCGGCCCTCGGCGACCCGACCGGTGAAGTCGCACGACGCCGTACACGTCCATCTCGGCACCGCCGAAACGATGGGCAAGCTCGTGCTGATCGAGGGCGGCGAAGCGCTCGCTCCGCGGCGTGCCGCCTTCGCGCAGTTGGTTCTTCGCGATCCCTTGCACGCGCTGCGCGGCGACCGATTCATCCTGCGCAATGCCAGCGCCCAGCGCACGATCGGCGGCGGGTCCGTGGTGCACCCGTTCGCCCGGCGACACAGCCGCGGCGAGCCCGGCCTGATTGACGGCCTGCGGGCTCTGCACGGGGCCACGACTCCGGGGGAGATCGTGGGCGCCCTGCTGGCGCTCGAACCCGCGTTCGCCGTCGGACTGGACTATCTCGCCCAGACGGCGGCGCTTACGCCGGCGGCCGTCATGAACGCCCTGCAGACAGTACCCACCGTCCGCCTTCTGCCCGAGGCGGAGAAACCGACGGCCTGCACGACCGCCGCGAAGTGGGAACGGCTGCGTGCGGAAGCGAGCGCGGCCCTCGCCGCCGCGCACCGCTGCGAGCCGTTGTCTCCGGGGCTCGAAATGGAGTCGCTGCGCAGCCGGCTGGCACCGGATGTCCCGGCGAAGCTGTTCCGTGCCGTGGTCGACGCGCTGGTCGCGGCCGGAACGCTGGTGCGGCAGGAAAGCGTCCTGCACCTCCCGACCCACAAAGTCGCGCTGCGGCAGGACGAACGGGAGCTGGGCGTGCGCGCCGAAGCGCTGCTCGCGGCGGGCGGTTACACGCCGCCGGACCTCAAGCAACTGGAGACGCAACTGGGGGCGACTCGGCAGCGCCTGCAAACGGTCCTGCAACAGCTCGAACGCGAGGGTCGGGTAGCGCGCATAGGTGGCGACCTGTACTTCGCTCGCGAATCGCTCGACCGCGCTCGCGGCCTGCTCCGGAGCCACGTCGAGACCCACGGAGAGATTAGCGCGGCCACCTTTCGTGACCTGCTCGGCGCCAGCCGCAAGTTCAGCATTTCCCTGCTCGACTACTTCGACCGCACCGGCTTCACCCTCCGTGTCGGCGACATCCGCAAGCTACGGCGCTAA
- a CDS encoding helix-turn-helix transcriptional regulator, with amino-acid sequence MAADKKTRSQTLGVVLRQRRRQLDLTQQEVAKRVGVRANYIGYLERNMRRPSTNVLVKLGKVLDLDHQEMFLLAHPHMRPATAPAGNSHARSAWEEFRTDKRLHTRHNISRGELDVLKQTAKLGKARSSRDYLFILQAIRQALQ; translated from the coding sequence ATGGCTGCAGACAAGAAGACCCGATCTCAGACACTCGGAGTGGTGCTACGTCAAAGGCGACGCCAGCTCGACCTCACGCAACAGGAAGTTGCGAAGCGGGTCGGCGTGCGCGCCAATTACATAGGCTACCTCGAGCGGAACATGCGACGGCCAAGCACCAATGTGCTGGTCAAGCTGGGCAAGGTGCTGGACCTCGACCATCAGGAGATGTTCCTGCTGGCCCATCCGCACATGCGACCGGCGACGGCGCCCGCGGGCAACTCGCACGCCAGGTCGGCGTGGGAGGAGTTCCGCACCGACAAGCGGCTGCACACGCGGCACAACATCAGCCGCGGCGAGCTCGACGTGCTCAAGCAAACGGCCAAGCTCGGGAAGGCCCGCAGCAGTCGCGATTACCTGTTCATCCTACAGGCGATTCGGCAGGCTCTGCAGTAG
- a CDS encoding CCA tRNA nucleotidyltransferase produces the protein MNHREVAARAVAARLGAAGFTAYLAGGCVRDRLLGREPKDFDVATDANTTAVQELFPRTVPVGVQFGVVLVLYEGEPIEVVTFRADAPYADGRHPTGVRSGTPLEDAQRRDFTVNGMFLDPATDTVIDYVGGQADLAARVIRAIGDPLARFAEDRLRLMRAVRFAAHLDFVIAPTTFAAMQDLAPSVTDMAWERIGDEIVRMLTQGPRGTARRAFELLDSSGLLRAVLPEVAAMQGVAQSPDFHPEGDVWEHTLRVLAQLDGHSEALALAALLHDVAKPCTLGHKGSRITFYGHCEQGADMAADVCQRLRRSRETRERVDYLVRHHLRLTSAPEMRLSTLKRFLAEDGIDELLELARLDSLAASGDLTHYEFCMRRRAELAAQAQLRPPPLLRGRDLLALGLRPGPRVGQLLAAVADAQLDGTLRTRDEALAWVRGKL, from the coding sequence ATGAATCACCGTGAAGTTGCGGCGCGGGCCGTCGCCGCACGCCTGGGCGCGGCGGGTTTCACGGCGTATCTCGCCGGGGGCTGCGTACGCGACCGTCTGCTCGGGCGGGAACCGAAGGACTTCGATGTCGCCACCGACGCGAACACGACGGCCGTGCAGGAGCTGTTTCCGCGCACGGTGCCGGTTGGTGTGCAGTTCGGAGTGGTGCTGGTGCTGTACGAGGGGGAGCCCATCGAGGTGGTGACGTTCCGCGCCGACGCTCCCTACGCCGACGGTCGCCATCCGACCGGCGTACGCTCCGGCACGCCGCTGGAGGACGCGCAGCGCCGCGACTTCACCGTCAACGGCATGTTCCTCGACCCGGCCACCGACACCGTCATCGATTACGTCGGCGGTCAGGCCGACCTCGCCGCCCGTGTGATCCGAGCGATCGGCGACCCGCTGGCGCGCTTCGCCGAGGACCGACTGCGTCTGATGCGGGCAGTGCGTTTCGCCGCGCACCTCGATTTCGTCATCGCCCCGACGACGTTCGCTGCCATGCAGGACCTGGCCCCGAGTGTCACCGACATGGCCTGGGAACGCATCGGTGACGAAATCGTGCGCATGCTGACGCAGGGGCCGCGCGGGACCGCCCGCCGGGCGTTCGAGCTGCTCGATAGCAGCGGATTGCTGCGCGCCGTTCTGCCCGAGGTGGCGGCGATGCAGGGCGTTGCCCAGTCGCCCGACTTCCATCCCGAGGGCGACGTGTGGGAGCACACGCTACGGGTGCTGGCGCAACTCGACGGACACTCCGAGGCGCTGGCGCTGGCGGCGTTGCTGCACGACGTCGCCAAGCCGTGCACGCTCGGCCACAAGGGTTCGCGGATCACCTTCTATGGCCACTGCGAGCAGGGCGCCGACATGGCCGCCGATGTCTGCCAGCGGCTGCGCCGCAGCCGCGAGACGCGGGAGCGCGTCGACTATCTCGTCCGCCATCACCTGCGTCTGACCAGTGCGCCGGAGATGCGACTGAGCACGTTGAAGCGCTTTCTCGCCGAGGACGGCATCGACGAACTGCTCGAACTGGCGCGGCTCGATTCGCTGGCGGCCAGCGGCGATCTCACGCACTACGAGTTCTGCATGCGCCGGCGTGCCGAACTGGCCGCGCAGGCGCAGCTTCGGCCGCCGCCGTTGCTGCGCGGCCGCGATCTTCTGGCGCTGGGTCTGCGGCCGGGACCGCGGGTCGGACAGTTGCTGGCCGCCGTCGCCGACGCGCAGCTCGATGGCACGCTGCGGACGCGCGACGAGGCCCTGGCGTGGGTGCGCGGAAAACTGTGA
- a CDS encoding MBL fold metallo-hydrolase: MLATLGYAGWRVHDYFRTETVRIDDRLALILGGGGNTAVLVCDDGVLVVDTKLMRPGRGLADQIRTLTNKPVRTIVNTHYHLDHTHGNVNYPPGTNVMAHRRTRTHLVKLDRGFWEFGPAWELLPKDLVEDRADLRCGDETVRILHLGRGHTDGDVVVHLVGRGVILTGDLFLRNQYPSIDRRGGGSGVDWPETLDRLLAIPNVRDYVPGHGGVATRDDVIRFQSYLRSVVTQVREGVRRNESLPAIASGIDLQAFDDFNGIPFLRSPADNVRAVYEEITGVPPPGAKQRP, encoded by the coding sequence GTGCTAGCGACCCTCGGTTACGCCGGGTGGCGGGTCCATGACTATTTCCGCACCGAGACGGTGCGCATCGACGACCGTCTCGCCCTGATCCTCGGCGGCGGCGGCAATACCGCGGTCCTGGTTTGCGACGACGGCGTTCTCGTGGTCGACACCAAGCTCATGCGGCCCGGCCGGGGTCTCGCGGATCAGATCCGCACGCTCACGAACAAGCCGGTCCGCACGATCGTCAATACGCACTACCACCTCGACCACACGCACGGGAACGTCAACTACCCGCCGGGCACGAACGTGATGGCGCACCGGCGCACGCGAACGCACCTGGTAAAGCTCGACCGCGGCTTCTGGGAATTCGGTCCGGCCTGGGAGCTGCTGCCGAAAGATCTCGTCGAAGATCGCGCCGACCTCCGCTGCGGCGACGAGACGGTCCGCATCCTCCACCTCGGGCGCGGCCACACGGACGGCGACGTCGTCGTGCATCTGGTCGGCCGCGGCGTCATCCTGACCGGCGACCTCTTTCTTCGAAACCAATACCCGTCCATCGACCGCCGGGGCGGCGGTTCGGGCGTCGACTGGCCGGAGACCCTCGATCGCCTGCTGGCAATCCCGAACGTACGCGACTACGTACCCGGGCACGGCGGCGTCGCGACACGCGACGACGTCATTCGCTTCCAGAGCTACCTGCGCAGCGTGGTTACGCAGGTGCGCGAGGGCGTACGGCGCAACGAATCGCTCCCGGCGATCGCTTCCGGTATCGACCTGCAGGCCTTCGACGATTTCAACGGTATACCCTTCCTGCGCTCGCCGGCGGACAACGTGCGTGCCGTGTACGAGGAGATTACCGGCGTCCCGCCGCCCGGCGCAAAGCAGCGGCCGTAA